Proteins co-encoded in one bacterium genomic window:
- a CDS encoding RnfABCDGE type electron transport complex subunit B: protein MESLIAIGYLLGLTTILAGVLAVASQKLKVYEDPRIDVVNDMMPGTNCGSCGLPGCRAFAENVIAGNIQPSGCPVGGAATAQLVADFLGVEAGEAEPMVARLRCAGGSNVAIQMAEYQGQPTCRAAASVAGGTKGCRYGCLGFGDCDVACTFDAITMSETGLPIVDPVKCTSCGDCVRACPKDLFEIVPMKQKLFVQCKSVLEGDGMLDFCKVACTACGRCVADAPQGLLKMEHNLPVLNEELLSLQDSNAIKRCPTGAITWIEGQQFKSLMNRPKDVVSKS, encoded by the coding sequence ATGGAGAGTCTGATCGCCATAGGCTACCTTCTGGGGCTGACGACTATCCTCGCGGGCGTGCTTGCCGTGGCTAGCCAGAAGCTGAAGGTCTACGAGGATCCGCGCATCGATGTTGTCAATGACATGATGCCCGGGACCAATTGCGGCTCGTGCGGGCTGCCCGGCTGTCGTGCCTTTGCGGAGAACGTCATCGCCGGCAACATTCAGCCGAGTGGTTGCCCCGTCGGTGGGGCGGCAACGGCCCAGTTAGTCGCGGATTTCCTCGGCGTCGAAGCGGGCGAGGCCGAGCCGATGGTTGCTCGACTACGGTGCGCCGGTGGCTCTAATGTTGCCATCCAGATGGCCGAGTACCAAGGTCAGCCAACGTGTCGTGCAGCAGCATCCGTTGCTGGTGGAACGAAGGGCTGCCGTTATGGCTGTCTCGGCTTCGGCGATTGCGATGTGGCGTGTACGTTCGACGCGATCACGATGAGCGAGACCGGTCTTCCGATCGTGGATCCGGTGAAGTGTACATCCTGCGGCGACTGCGTCCGCGCGTGTCCGAAGGATCTCTTTGAAATCGTCCCGATGAAGCAGAAGCTCTTCGTCCAATGCAAGTCCGTACTCGAGGGCGACGGCATGCTCGACTTCTGCAAGGTCGCTTGCACGGCTTGCGGTCGTTGCGTTGCCGATGCGCCCCAGGGATTGCTGAAGATGGAACACAATCTGCCCGTCCTGAACGAGGAGTTGCTCTCGCTGCAGGATTCGAATGCCATAAAGCGCTGTCCCACCGGCGCTATCACGTGGATCGAAGGACAGCAATTTAAGTCACTTATGAACAGGCCCAAAGATGTGGTTTCGAAAAGCTAA
- a CDS encoding 4Fe-4S binding protein: MWFRKAKSPEKEAPCPGVASTLDGQAAACAVERLVADVLVVQSTPELTELESGLINLVPGEKTIESSENSAGAIGTLTGAALTGARATALVSDLGCAQAELTTAVGKHAPFTVHLACHASERAASTSAGGQDDFFGACATGAFQFFASTAQQAADLAMIAHRVAELSFIPGVCGQDLAETAQSVQSLLLPDEALATAFLGHSSDRIATPSTSQEILLGRERRRVPRLIDVDHPAGLGGLMGSESASRAAVGHDIFFQNHVAEFIDQAFREYGELTGREYAPVQEYRADDAQYLVVCMGAIGGALREVIDRLREQKIKAGIASIVTWHPFPAQMLSHLLAKKKAITILERSAHAPITREVRAALDKATENTLAPANETPFPGFGRFAKPTDRPAIHTGLYGIGGPLPRFSELAAAVRNMCGKTAGKRLFYLGDLVAATNRRYPHLQAVQQRLAQAYPELPSLCLPKSSDSPSEETSSLRMDYLAAQGGLAVGSILAQSLAEASNWDVRTFAAGGLGSDLLPASLVIAYASDADVASTAPEKSDILLVASSNLLDANETQSSVKKRAHVIVATDCDPNSFWAEMPRSTAQWICKNELKITVVDAENISSEASDQPAFFDSLACWALIGAALGTLVEDTKQADVRKALRERLTKLGGEQLAAQIADCMQRAAEEAAELVWSGKDLPPSPANPEGDAPWTIGEDGADATVFNRARFWHSVGFLYDSGQPEQAATDPHLASGIIPAGSSAFRDLTPWRLRIPHWLPENCTGCASCWSQCPDSAMPSTVSTPSELIETVMNRCDGLVQLQRIQKHLAQQATTIVSKDDLGQFLAFGPLLDEAYKRLMDRMKPSEDDRKVFDEEFEKLQAATPNYTFSRTEEFFDSRDKDDRRLLTIAIDPMSCTACGLCLEVCPEGAIEWAEQSEEMLSVGRKDCEFQREVPAASISDLVSADKPQSQLNRLLDPSAYFSLVGGDGSLPGDSTKIAVHLITAAIHSCVYPRYAAHAKHLTTLIDRVRDRIQGKVDATLKINDFEAFHQKIAQLETSNVKPDALLGIFGDNRGIEDRDVELLKHLGHLLTSLEKQQQSYSGTVPSRTPLVLAIDRDGAAYWNATYPYNPHRNPWLAQDAGDIAGIARGMMEGIRQQIAGELQIVQEADDLVAAGVAQEVDAKHLLPPIVVLCDSAKASSASVAALLKSEYPVNVVLLNTDGADPKIDLLALARRYDAIALQSSIGAPAHLVAGVVDCMESSRPALLHVHAPHPASSGVAPQKIVAHAEIAVSGRVFPLFRYASGKLQLGDNRAASEDWGTHTLNVQKPGGDVEALEVAATPADWAVQEARFQNGFRKAPAGERGMPLAEYLQISEDERSGLHAFVRGADARGRQFLAILSPELIAFSEKKLAEWHELQRIASGKAPALVEEPASSPTPPEPVVVAETPEETRQKIVQRLLALSGYSNDPDFFRQSLREFLANRASEAEVGTES, translated from the coding sequence ATGTGGTTTCGAAAAGCTAAATCGCCTGAAAAAGAAGCGCCTTGTCCCGGAGTCGCATCGACACTCGATGGGCAAGCGGCCGCCTGCGCCGTTGAACGGCTTGTTGCCGACGTGCTCGTAGTACAGTCCACGCCGGAATTGACGGAACTGGAAAGTGGATTGATTAACCTGGTTCCGGGCGAGAAGACCATCGAGTCCTCTGAGAATTCTGCCGGGGCGATCGGCACGCTCACGGGCGCCGCACTGACCGGTGCACGCGCGACTGCATTGGTCTCCGACCTTGGCTGTGCACAGGCCGAACTGACAACGGCCGTAGGAAAACACGCACCCTTTACGGTGCATCTGGCCTGCCATGCTTCCGAGCGAGCAGCAAGTACTTCCGCCGGCGGGCAGGATGATTTCTTTGGGGCTTGCGCCACGGGCGCATTCCAGTTCTTCGCTTCGACCGCGCAGCAGGCAGCCGATTTGGCGATGATCGCCCACCGTGTAGCAGAACTGTCGTTCATCCCTGGCGTATGCGGGCAGGATCTCGCAGAAACCGCACAGTCTGTGCAGTCGCTCCTACTTCCGGATGAGGCCCTGGCAACTGCGTTTCTTGGACATTCCAGCGATCGCATTGCGACGCCCAGCACTTCTCAGGAGATTCTGCTTGGACGTGAGCGCCGGCGTGTGCCGCGACTGATCGATGTCGATCATCCGGCAGGACTTGGCGGACTGATGGGCAGCGAAAGCGCCTCACGCGCTGCCGTTGGTCACGATATCTTCTTCCAGAATCATGTCGCTGAATTCATCGATCAGGCATTCCGCGAGTATGGTGAACTGACCGGACGCGAGTACGCCCCGGTGCAGGAGTACCGCGCTGACGATGCTCAATATCTAGTTGTCTGCATGGGAGCGATTGGGGGCGCACTCAGGGAAGTCATCGATCGGCTTCGCGAGCAGAAGATCAAAGCGGGCATCGCCTCGATCGTCACTTGGCATCCGTTCCCTGCGCAGATGTTATCGCATCTTCTGGCAAAGAAGAAGGCGATCACGATCCTGGAGCGCAGCGCACACGCTCCGATCACGCGCGAAGTGCGCGCGGCGCTTGACAAGGCAACGGAGAACACGCTGGCGCCCGCAAACGAGACACCATTCCCGGGCTTCGGCCGATTCGCGAAGCCGACTGATCGTCCGGCAATTCACACGGGATTGTATGGAATTGGCGGGCCGTTGCCTCGTTTCAGTGAACTGGCTGCTGCTGTCCGCAACATGTGCGGAAAGACGGCGGGCAAGCGCCTCTTCTATCTTGGCGATCTTGTAGCGGCGACGAACCGTCGCTACCCACACCTGCAGGCCGTTCAGCAGCGCCTGGCTCAGGCCTACCCTGAACTTCCTTCGCTCTGCCTTCCGAAGTCGTCGGATTCTCCGAGTGAAGAGACTTCTTCGCTTCGCATGGACTACCTGGCGGCGCAGGGCGGTCTCGCAGTTGGGAGTATCTTGGCCCAATCCCTGGCCGAAGCTTCGAACTGGGATGTGCGCACCTTCGCAGCCGGCGGTCTTGGATCGGATCTTCTTCCCGCTTCTCTCGTCATCGCATACGCAAGCGACGCCGATGTGGCTTCAACGGCGCCGGAGAAGTCCGACATCCTCCTGGTCGCATCGTCAAACCTCCTGGATGCGAACGAAACTCAGTCGTCCGTGAAGAAGCGGGCACATGTAATCGTGGCAACGGATTGCGATCCCAATTCCTTCTGGGCGGAGATGCCTCGGTCGACGGCACAGTGGATTTGCAAGAATGAATTGAAGATCACCGTCGTCGACGCCGAGAATATCTCAAGTGAAGCTTCCGATCAGCCGGCGTTCTTCGATTCGCTGGCCTGCTGGGCACTCATCGGCGCGGCACTTGGAACGCTGGTAGAGGATACGAAGCAGGCAGACGTTCGCAAGGCACTGCGCGAACGCCTCACGAAGTTGGGCGGGGAGCAGTTGGCCGCGCAGATCGCCGACTGTATGCAGCGCGCAGCAGAGGAAGCGGCGGAGCTCGTTTGGTCGGGCAAGGATCTTCCACCAAGCCCTGCAAATCCAGAAGGCGATGCGCCCTGGACGATCGGCGAAGATGGCGCCGACGCAACTGTCTTCAACCGCGCGCGGTTCTGGCATTCGGTTGGATTCCTCTACGATTCCGGCCAGCCTGAGCAGGCCGCGACGGATCCGCATTTGGCATCGGGAATAATCCCGGCGGGCAGCAGCGCTTTCCGCGATCTGACACCATGGCGTCTTCGCATACCGCACTGGCTGCCCGAGAACTGCACGGGATGTGCGTCGTGTTGGTCGCAGTGTCCCGACTCGGCGATGCCGTCGACGGTGAGTACGCCCTCGGAGCTGATCGAGACTGTGATGAATCGCTGCGATGGACTTGTGCAGCTTCAGCGCATTCAGAAACATCTGGCACAACAAGCCACAACGATCGTTTCCAAAGACGATCTCGGACAGTTTCTCGCATTCGGCCCGCTGCTTGATGAGGCCTACAAGCGACTCATGGATCGCATGAAGCCGAGCGAGGACGATCGCAAGGTCTTCGATGAGGAATTCGAAAAGCTGCAGGCGGCGACGCCGAACTACACGTTCAGTCGAACGGAGGAGTTCTTCGATTCGCGCGACAAGGATGATCGTCGGCTCCTGACCATTGCGATCGATCCGATGAGTTGCACGGCATGTGGCTTGTGTCTCGAAGTTTGTCCCGAGGGGGCCATCGAGTGGGCGGAGCAATCCGAGGAGATGCTGTCCGTGGGTCGCAAAGATTGCGAATTCCAGCGTGAAGTTCCAGCTGCCAGTATCTCGGATCTCGTCAGCGCGGACAAACCGCAGTCGCAATTGAACAGACTGCTCGATCCCTCTGCGTACTTCTCTCTGGTCGGTGGCGATGGTTCGCTGCCGGGCGATAGCACCAAGATTGCCGTCCATTTGATCACGGCGGCAATTCACTCGTGTGTTTATCCGCGTTACGCGGCACATGCGAAGCATCTGACCACGTTGATCGACCGCGTACGCGATCGAATCCAGGGGAAAGTCGATGCGACTCTCAAGATCAACGACTTCGAAGCCTTCCATCAGAAGATCGCGCAGTTGGAGACTTCTAATGTGAAGCCTGACGCACTGTTGGGTATCTTCGGTGACAACCGCGGAATCGAAGATCGCGATGTCGAATTACTGAAGCACCTCGGACATCTGCTGACGAGCCTCGAGAAGCAACAGCAGAGCTACTCCGGCACCGTTCCGTCGCGGACACCCTTAGTGTTAGCTATTGATCGCGACGGCGCTGCCTACTGGAATGCCACCTATCCATACAACCCACACCGGAATCCGTGGCTTGCTCAGGATGCCGGCGACATTGCAGGCATTGCACGCGGCATGATGGAAGGTATCCGGCAACAGATCGCTGGAGAATTGCAGATCGTGCAGGAAGCCGATGACCTTGTTGCCGCAGGAGTCGCGCAGGAAGTCGATGCCAAGCACCTCCTGCCCCCAATCGTTGTGCTTTGCGATAGTGCAAAGGCGAGTTCTGCATCGGTCGCGGCACTGCTGAAGTCGGAATACCCGGTGAATGTTGTTCTTCTCAACACAGATGGCGCAGATCCCAAGATCGATCTGCTGGCCTTGGCTCGCCGGTACGATGCGATCGCACTGCAAAGCAGCATCGGTGCGCCGGCACATCTCGTCGCTGGAGTCGTCGACTGCATGGAGTCCTCCCGACCGGCCCTCTTGCACGTCCATGCGCCTCACCCGGCGAGCAGCGGTGTTGCCCCGCAGAAGATCGTCGCTCATGCAGAAATCGCAGTTTCCGGCCGCGTTTTCCCGCTCTTCCGATATGCCTCGGGCAAGCTGCAATTGGGCGATAATCGCGCAGCCTCTGAGGATTGGGGAACGCATACTCTGAACGTCCAAAAGCCAGGCGGAGATGTTGAAGCTCTGGAAGTGGCTGCAACTCCGGCTGACTGGGCGGTGCAGGAAGCGCGTTTCCAGAACGGCTTCCGCAAAGCTCCGGCAGGGGAGCGCGGGATGCCGCTCGCAGAGTACCTTCAGATCTCGGAAGACGAGCGTTCCGGGCTGCACGCGTTTGTTCGTGGAGCCGATGCGCGTGGACGCCAGTTTCTTGCGATCCTGTCCCCGGAATTGATCGCATTCAGCGAGAAGAAGCTCGCCGAATGGCATGAACTGCAACGGATCGCATCGGGTAAGGCTCCCGCGCTTGTTGAGGAGCCCGCTTCGAGTCCCACGCCACCGGAGCCAGTTGTCGTTGCAGAGACACCGGAGGAAACCCGACAGAAGATCGTCCAGCGCCTGCTGGCACTGTCCGGCTACAGCAACGACCCGGACTTCTTCCGTCAGTCGCTTCGTGAATTCCTGGCGAACCGCGCAAGTGAAGCAGAAGTAGGGACGGAGTCATGA
- a CDS encoding ferredoxin: MDKQQDVVEQSELHPDSHKDLPPEGTAAVSEGASIIEESKVALPVEPTPPAMDKNREAAVYRQLLDFFLNRRRPDSQADASLPVPALLRPFRDLDSLRHEFPFCVKPTCEQPVAETLMQLVDQAIEGTGEEGDAAERLTRHFHQLEWSIKQLDGNNPGSPMDKLLDPAIERVMSATKLPEAKSQQLRADLEIARRALRGAGDVLPCNADAARRLMAAAFSADWHARTAQWKDELAEIIVGLENLLSADESQSANAASPDSLRDSVGSADLDFNALSDLLSESRLSHRLPEARVARVEKTLATLRRIAPLFNWCGCSGGASSLPFAMEPVVNDCLAAIECYRNRMAEMVEFFKAVQVARLDLENRYREELHDPIFAAFDEAMLSQEEKALCPPVLLIVEGSIVGKGQVTALLDMLTSDAPIKVLVQVDDLLADPNRLARVPFEANWLARLGTMAAALGDVYVLQTPVSRFSLMYSGFMDGLSYSGPALFSVFASAPENTTGLPVYLSSAAAFEARAFPAFTYDPAKGSALADRIAIDMNSKVDADWSSEEFFFEVNEGETQAVEVAMTPADFLLADKRAAKSFWDLPVEMWHRQMVPLMQYMDRTPETREVQIPYILAVDEQNRVHRIVVSKPIVQAVLQCRAQWRRLQELGGVKNSHAERLLAHEKQRLEDEKQNAIASVEEKFSAELDRNLDELTQEIVDRIAGQLLSEAPVTGAVTRPASPRPAPNSSAASVEEAATEPEAAPVEEEEESLSFDDPYIETPRCTTCNECVQLNGELFKYNENKQAFINDASAGSFRQLVEAAEKCPVHIIHPGKPLNPNEPGLDGLVERAAKFN; the protein is encoded by the coding sequence ATGGATAAGCAACAAGACGTTGTAGAACAAAGCGAACTCCATCCCGACAGCCACAAGGATCTCCCCCCGGAAGGGACTGCTGCAGTCTCCGAAGGGGCGAGTATCATTGAGGAGAGCAAGGTCGCGCTGCCTGTTGAGCCGACTCCGCCGGCGATGGATAAAAACCGCGAGGCTGCCGTCTATCGTCAGCTTCTGGATTTCTTCCTCAACCGCCGTCGTCCGGATAGCCAGGCGGATGCGTCATTGCCGGTGCCGGCATTGCTGCGTCCATTCCGCGATCTGGATTCGCTCCGGCACGAGTTCCCATTCTGTGTAAAGCCGACGTGCGAGCAGCCCGTTGCTGAAACACTGATGCAATTGGTCGATCAGGCCATCGAGGGAACCGGCGAGGAAGGCGATGCGGCAGAGCGGCTGACGCGTCACTTCCATCAACTCGAGTGGTCGATCAAGCAACTCGATGGGAACAACCCCGGATCACCGATGGACAAGCTTCTCGATCCCGCGATCGAGCGCGTCATGTCGGCCACGAAACTGCCCGAGGCGAAGAGTCAGCAACTGCGCGCCGACCTGGAGATCGCCCGTCGCGCGCTAAGGGGCGCAGGCGATGTTCTGCCCTGCAACGCGGATGCGGCACGCCGCCTGATGGCGGCGGCGTTCTCCGCCGATTGGCACGCGCGTACTGCGCAGTGGAAGGACGAATTAGCGGAGATCATCGTCGGGCTCGAAAACCTGCTGTCGGCCGACGAGAGTCAGTCTGCAAATGCTGCCAGCCCGGATTCGTTGCGAGATTCTGTCGGTTCGGCCGATCTGGATTTCAACGCATTGTCCGATCTGCTCAGCGAAAGTCGACTCAGCCATCGCCTTCCGGAAGCCCGCGTGGCCCGCGTCGAGAAGACACTCGCGACGCTACGTCGCATCGCGCCGCTGTTTAATTGGTGCGGTTGCTCGGGAGGCGCCTCGAGTCTGCCGTTCGCCATGGAACCGGTGGTGAACGATTGCCTGGCGGCGATCGAGTGCTATCGCAATCGCATGGCCGAAATGGTCGAGTTCTTCAAGGCCGTGCAGGTCGCGCGACTCGATCTCGAGAATCGCTATCGCGAAGAGCTGCACGATCCGATCTTCGCAGCCTTCGATGAAGCCATGCTTTCGCAAGAAGAGAAGGCACTCTGTCCTCCGGTCCTCCTGATTGTGGAGGGAAGCATCGTTGGGAAGGGCCAGGTGACGGCGCTTCTCGATATGTTGACCAGCGATGCTCCGATCAAGGTCCTCGTTCAGGTCGACGATCTTCTTGCCGATCCGAATCGTCTGGCTCGCGTTCCGTTCGAAGCGAACTGGCTCGCGCGCCTGGGAACAATGGCGGCGGCCCTTGGCGACGTCTATGTTCTGCAGACGCCTGTCTCGCGATTCTCGCTGATGTACTCCGGCTTCATGGATGGCCTCAGCTACTCCGGGCCGGCACTCTTCAGCGTCTTCGCGTCGGCCCCCGAGAATACCACCGGCCTGCCGGTTTATCTCTCGTCCGCAGCCGCGTTCGAAGCCCGCGCATTTCCCGCCTTTACTTACGATCCAGCGAAGGGCTCGGCCCTTGCCGATCGAATAGCCATCGACATGAACTCGAAGGTCGACGCCGATTGGTCGTCGGAGGAGTTCTTCTTTGAGGTCAATGAAGGCGAAACACAGGCTGTCGAAGTCGCCATGACGCCGGCGGACTTCCTGCTGGCCGACAAACGCGCGGCGAAGTCCTTCTGGGATCTGCCGGTTGAGATGTGGCACCGCCAGATGGTGCCATTGATGCAGTACATGGACCGGACTCCGGAAACTCGTGAAGTCCAGATTCCGTATATCCTGGCAGTCGATGAACAGAACCGCGTTCATCGAATCGTCGTGTCGAAACCGATCGTGCAGGCCGTTCTTCAGTGCCGTGCGCAGTGGAGGCGTCTGCAGGAACTCGGCGGCGTGAAGAACTCCCATGCGGAGCGACTTCTGGCGCACGAAAAGCAGCGCCTGGAAGACGAGAAGCAGAACGCGATCGCATCTGTCGAAGAGAAGTTCAGTGCCGAACTGGATCGCAATCTCGATGAACTGACACAGGAGATCGTCGATCGCATCGCCGGGCAGTTGCTGAGCGAAGCTCCCGTTACAGGTGCTGTCACACGGCCAGCATCACCTCGCCCGGCACCGAACTCCTCTGCCGCCTCGGTCGAGGAAGCCGCAACGGAACCCGAAGCGGCACCGGTGGAAGAGGAGGAAGAATCTCTCTCCTTCGACGATCCGTACATCGAGACGCCGCGCTGCACGACGTGCAACGAGTGCGTGCAGTTGAACGGCGAGTTGTTCAAGTACAACGAGAACAAGCAGGCCTTCATCAACGACGCGTCGGCGGGCTCGTTCCGCCAACTGGTCGAAGCAGCGGAGAAGTGCCCTGTCCACATCATCCATCCCGGCAAACCGCTGAACCCGAATGAGCCCGGCTTGGATGGTCTGGTCGAGCGCGCAGCGAAGTTTAACTAG
- a CDS encoding 2-oxoacid:acceptor oxidoreductase subunit alpha gives MSPTQEAGTIQRVDQHIVEIISDSGEGAQTAGQMFGTVSAQMGNSVWTVEIIPAEVEPPARSTAGASGNRIRLGSFPITNAGNHTDIVLALNEQVLKGREAAGEFKKNAIIILENVWASSKVPGVAKAYTSTVADLRAKGYRVYEVPMEEECLKHTDNPKRGKNMFILGILCRVYSRELAYARKAIAAKFKKKGQPVIDANVKLLEAGFEYAGGHLDFRFDVTPMESTEPQVVMNGNTAIALGVVASGMDVCAMYPITPATSASHYLSEIFDECGGVVHQAEDEIAAAAFAIGASYAGKCAVTITSGPGMALKTELMGLAVMGEVPLVLVNVQRGGPSTGLPTKVEQGDLLAALFGTHGDAPKIIMAPATIEDCFYSIITARKIAETFRTLVIVLSDANLATGQQMFPRPKFKKEWLAPPIDQSPVDPSHPPFDWDEKTGLSQRHIPGQPGGMYALTGLAHDRESHVAYEPGINQQGCRYRSLKLAAFQKTLKTPKVHGDPEGDLLIVGWGSTKGSIEEAVDTMSSKGHKVSSLHLTFLQPMASGIKEIMQKFKQVVTVEINYSDDPNDELIDDDNRRYSNLCLLLRARYLVDVDCWSHVHGQPIKPEEVEQMIERRLGAR, from the coding sequence ATGAGTCCCACACAGGAAGCCGGCACCATCCAGCGTGTCGACCAGCACATCGTCGAGATCATCTCCGACTCCGGCGAAGGTGCTCAGACCGCCGGACAGATGTTCGGCACCGTCAGCGCCCAGATGGGTAACAGCGTCTGGACGGTGGAGATTATCCCCGCCGAGGTCGAGCCCCCTGCTCGCAGCACGGCGGGCGCCAGCGGCAACCGAATCCGACTGGGTTCCTTTCCGATCACGAACGCCGGTAACCACACCGACATTGTCCTGGCTCTGAACGAGCAGGTTTTGAAGGGGCGTGAGGCCGCGGGCGAGTTCAAGAAGAACGCCATCATTATTCTGGAGAATGTCTGGGCCTCTTCGAAGGTCCCAGGCGTCGCAAAGGCTTACACGTCCACTGTCGCAGACCTCCGAGCAAAGGGATACCGTGTCTACGAGGTCCCGATGGAAGAGGAATGTCTGAAGCACACGGACAATCCGAAGCGCGGCAAGAATATGTTCATCCTTGGTATTCTTTGCCGCGTGTACTCGCGCGAGCTTGCCTACGCCAGAAAGGCCATCGCGGCGAAGTTCAAGAAAAAGGGCCAGCCGGTCATCGATGCAAACGTGAAGTTGCTGGAAGCCGGCTTCGAATATGCGGGCGGGCATCTGGATTTCCGTTTCGATGTCACCCCGATGGAATCTACGGAACCCCAGGTCGTCATGAACGGCAATACGGCGATCGCTTTGGGTGTTGTGGCGTCGGGCATGGACGTTTGTGCCATGTATCCGATTACGCCTGCGACCTCGGCCTCTCACTATCTCAGCGAAATCTTCGACGAGTGCGGCGGCGTTGTCCACCAGGCGGAGGACGAGATCGCCGCGGCTGCCTTTGCGATCGGCGCATCCTATGCCGGCAAGTGCGCTGTCACGATCACCTCGGGTCCCGGCATGGCATTGAAAACGGAGCTCATGGGCCTCGCCGTGATGGGCGAGGTTCCTCTGGTCCTGGTCAATGTCCAGCGTGGCGGCCCATCCACCGGTCTTCCCACAAAGGTGGAGCAGGGCGACTTGCTGGCGGCGCTCTTTGGAACGCATGGGGATGCGCCGAAGATCATCATGGCCCCGGCAACGATTGAAGATTGTTTCTACTCGATTATCACCGCTCGCAAGATTGCGGAGACGTTCCGCACGCTTGTGATCGTCCTCAGCGATGCCAATCTGGCCACCGGCCAGCAAATGTTCCCGCGTCCGAAGTTCAAGAAGGAATGGCTGGCTCCTCCGATCGATCAGAGCCCGGTGGATCCCAGCCACCCGCCGTTCGATTGGGATGAGAAGACAGGCCTGAGCCAGCGCCACATCCCCGGCCAGCCGGGCGGCATGTACGCGCTGACGGGTCTTGCCCATGATCGCGAGAGCCACGTTGCGTACGAGCCGGGCATCAACCAGCAAGGTTGCCGTTACCGCAGCTTGAAGCTGGCGGCTTTCCAGAAGACGTTGAAGACGCCGAAGGTGCATGGCGACCCCGAGGGCGATCTGCTGATCGTCGGGTGGGGGAGCACGAAGGGTTCGATCGAGGAAGCCGTCGATACGATGAGCAGCAAGGGACACAAGGTGTCCTCGCTCCATCTGACGTTCCTGCAGCCCATGGCATCCGGCATCAAAGAGATCATGCAGAAGTTCAAGCAAGTCGTTACGGTGGAGATCAACTATTCCGACGATCCGAATGACGAGTTGATCGACGATGACAACCGCCGTTACTCGAACCTCTGTCTCCTGCTCCGCGCCCGCTATCTTGTGGATGTCGACTGCTGGAGCCATGTGCACGGACAACCCATCAAACCCGAAGAAGTCGAACAAATGATCGAGCGCCGGCTTGGTGCCCGCTAA
- a CDS encoding 2-oxoglutarate oxidoreductase, with amino-acid sequence MFGLNTECVLSDPQEYLELEDYAGRVSRWCPGCGDNGILAAVQRLCRDEQLPLEKTVFVSGIGCAARFPHYVSTYGFHGLHGRALPTAQGVKIRRPDLNVFVNMGDGDCCSIGTAHWIHAVRMNFHMVAMLHDNNIYGLTKKQVSPTTPKGWKTNTTPGGAYLNPINPVSATLGITNVSFVAQVVEWIPELLFDVIRRAYHHKGFAFIRILQRCPHFMPTGFQSLLADPNNLMLLRHDNGMKVSDDLARVYKTHEDHDPSDMNNARRLADLEDKVPIGIFYQNESIPCYDEIRRPQKMPIWQQREQLLTKSFDRFGIAQGADA; translated from the coding sequence ATGTTTGGACTGAATACAGAGTGTGTCCTTAGCGACCCCCAGGAATACCTCGAGTTGGAAGATTACGCCGGCCGCGTTTCGCGCTGGTGCCCAGGCTGCGGTGACAATGGTATTCTGGCTGCAGTGCAGCGCCTGTGCCGTGACGAGCAACTGCCGCTGGAGAAGACGGTGTTCGTTTCCGGCATTGGTTGTGCCGCGCGCTTCCCGCATTACGTCAGCACCTACGGCTTCCACGGCCTTCACGGCCGCGCACTGCCGACCGCGCAGGGTGTCAAGATCCGTCGCCCGGATCTGAATGTCTTTGTCAATATGGGTGACGGCGACTGCTGCAGTATCGGTACCGCACACTGGATTCATGCCGTCCGCATGAACTTCCATATGGTCGCGATGCTGCACGACAACAACATCTACGGCTTGACCAAGAAGCAGGTTTCGCCGACGACGCCGAAGGGCTGGAAGACCAACACAACCCCCGGCGGCGCGTATTTGAATCCAATCAACCCGGTCAGTGCGACGCTCGGCATTACGAACGTGAGTTTTGTGGCGCAGGTCGTGGAGTGGATTCCCGAACTGCTGTTCGATGTGATCCGCCGCGCGTATCACCACAAGGGCTTTGCGTTCATCCGCATTCTGCAGCGCTGTCCGCATTTTATGCCGACCGGCTTTCAGTCGCTGTTGGCCGACCCGAATAACCTGATGCTGCTGCGCCACGACAATGGTATGAAGGTCAGCGACGATCTGGCTCGCGTGTACAAGACTCACGAAGACCATGATCCCAGCGATATGAACAATGCCCGCCGCTTGGCCGATCTGGAAGACAAGGTGCCCATCGGCATCTTCTACCAGAACGAGAGCATTCCCTGCTACGACGAGATTCGCCGCCCGCAGAAGATGCCCATCTGGCAGCAGCGCGAGCAGCTTCTCACCAAATCCTTCGACCGATTCGGAATCGCCCAGGGTGCCGATGCATAA